In Bactrocera neohumeralis isolate Rockhampton unplaced genomic scaffold, APGP_CSIRO_Bneo_wtdbg2-racon-allhic-juicebox.fasta_v2 cluster10, whole genome shotgun sequence, the genomic stretch tattttctccagaagtaggttgaagaagtcacaaggaagggtcgccttgtctgaaacctcgattggtatcgaacggctcggagagttgcttcccgatcctgacggagttttcggtgttgctcaacgtcagtttacacagccgtattagttttgtgtttgtgtttgttgacgtacgTTTTTGGCTATACAGAGGcaggtgcgtatcttggctgcaacaagatagtgggtCAAGCTAACATTAGGACCTCGGaacgtacgcacgtctaaaacaccggagacttgtcttccgtctatcacaacataatcgatctggttggtggcttttcgatccggagacagccattTGATCTGTGTAActgttaaagtgaaaaatatttggtttagtGGATAGTTTAAACGCCTTATGAAGGTACATACTTAAAGCAGTTTCACGgttcttgatttttatttagaacTATATTAACTTATAATGAAAGAGCATGCAATAACTGCAATTGGATAAAGCGAGAAAACCGCTGAACAACAAATGGCGATGTGTTACAAAAGTAAACAATAAGAAGTCGTTAACGCATTTGCTAACAGATACCCCTCTTACAGGGTATATTGTAAGGTTATATAACGATGTGAAATGAATGTTATGTACCCCAAGCCATTGTCCAAAGTCATATAAGAACCACTGTACTATTTTTACGGTTAAAAAACAAATAGTATTCATGattgttttcaaaaagttttgacttgatattataaaaaagtttaattttataagCATTACCAATCACATTTTCAATGTAGTATTCATTGAGGCAATTAGATCAATTTTAAATACTCATTtctaaatatataagtacatttaTAAGCTACTTAATAATGGGTCAGACTTTCCTTTTAGTATTGGTGAATAGTCTCAAACTTTTTTTCTGTTATTGAAGATTTTGGCTTATTTGAACCCTGCAGACTAGAAGATATTCCTGAACGGCGCCCAGAGGATGCATGGGAATTTAAACCTTGTCAGAAAAAGTTTCTTATGCGACCGGAAGATGAAATAAGTGTAGACAGCATCATTTCTGCGTTGCTCTCAAAAATCGAACCCACTGAAGAGCAGTACAGAGAATGTCAATGGGATGTTACCGCTAAAGAAATGCATAATGAAAAGCAGTCTTTACTCTTCGAAGAAAAACTCTATATATCACGGATTCAAACAGGACCTTGCAAACTAAATGAGGAAAACAAAATCTTTCTAGAAAGTGAACTCAATGAAATTGGTTACATGAAACTTAGCATAGAGGAAAGCTATGATGGTTATGTGGTATTCAGTCGCAGTCAAATGGCGAAGGGTAGAAGCAGAAGCGTGTGTGGGCATTGCTTGAGGGGAAAATATaatgacaaatttttattaatcgtGGAGAAACGAAGTGAATTCGATTACATAGACACGGGCAGAATTGtatgtgcaaaatttatttttttccctttgattattataattaattacaaagAGAAGGTTCACCATATTTCGCTTAGACTCGAAAGACAATTACGCTTGGTAAATTCTACCAACTTCAAAAGCTGGTGCTGAACATTCTCTATGAGACATATTGTAAAtcatttatatttcatatacttaTAAAATTAAGATAATTTACCAAAATCGACATGCCACAAAAGGAATACTACAatgtttatatttcaaatagGAGAAAAATATGGAAGCCCgaatcaatgaaaatattttgttagttattcgtgaaacaaaaattaatgcagATTCTCAAAAGTTCAAAGCTGAAATTAATGTCAAAAACAGGGAACCAGTATTTATCATGGACGGTGGTATACAACTGCTAATGCGCTATTTGATAATCAATAATTTCATTGGCAAATTTGAATACTATACATTAAATTTATACGGTGAGTTTAATTTTACTTTGTTAATGATAGCAAATATcatagaataaaataaagtcaATCCTGGTTTCGTAAAACGCCGCGTTAGTGCCAATACCTTTTATCTGACTGGTGTCTGGTTGCATCTCACgccttattttaaaataaatggaaattattCTTTGAAGCATCACTCGCTTATGTACCACAAATTGTGTgcttaattcataaaatttatttaaaaaatttctttttgaatcAAAAACCTTCATATTATTTCCCACAATATGGCAACGTATCCATACTActatcaaattgaaaggtgcatttttaatttatacttcgcgtgtttttcgaatcggtaaatattttttctgtaagttagTAGTATTGTTAGTGAcatccatgctaaatttcacctcaaaatattcattagtatttgagatacgcgtcgttttgtgaggctctaaaagtgattttttcggtttttactatgtatgaatttatagaaaaaagaagtgcgataatgcattCGTAAAAATGCAATGCAAAAAATCGTTCGTTAAAACAGCAGTAGACGGACTTCAAATCAATCAGCCGACGGGGAGACAGGCACTTCAGCCGacggaaaattaataaattaaaataaaatgtattttttgtgataatttaAACATAAACCCCACAAGTGGTGTGAGAATTGGAATCGAATTCCTTCACGTGAATTAATATTTCTGGgtcaatgaaatataaaaaatatatttttagttccaCAAAAGCGGaaccagggataatgggatgcccaacttattccagtgtgagagcgccttaAAATAAGCgttaacattttccattatggccagatcgaacaaaataaaagtttttgggcattttaaattaaaacacccaacacttattacgattgcaaattattatatattggacttttaatatatgacgaaactacttaaatccttttttatgattttatggtaaattaaaacaactgacttttgatctttcaatacttaataaggtgaattaagcctgttagttctcaattattaaatgtttttaatcatttgtaattgaaaatgtattctattatgcatcaaattacaaaacgttttatgaaatatatttaaatttcgcattttctttgattttcattgttttaaatttttattagcgatcttgaacagcggtaacaaattcctccgttcaatatatattttggtataatttcaatctggccgttccagtcattccaattacaaaacgtcaaaacctacccaatccagtcaactgtcaaagttcggtaggtgagcggttctcacattttcagtgacaggagagttggggatctctttatctctggcgGAACGTTCTTTATTCATACACGTTTACGACTTAAACAATCTAAATACCAATAACTAAAGACGAAGCAAGCATGCGTGCGGCCTCTATTTATGCatgataaagagatgtccaactcatCTCTCATTGGATGTGAGacagcaattgctaaacgtcaaaacctcctgaacctTGACAGCTtctcgagttcaggaggttttgacgtttagcaagtGGAATTGAgggatggccagattgaaatcttacaaaaaaaatatgtaaacaaagggatttgttgcatcggtcaagaccacttataaagaatgtaaaacaatgaaaattaaataaatttgtaaaatttaaatgtatttgatgaaacgttttgtagtGGAAAGCATCATAGCAttaattttcaatggaaaatgattaaaaacatttattgattgagagctaacaagcttaaatccttttattgggtattgaaaggtcaaaagCCAGTTGTTTCAACAACCCATAacaagatttaaatagtttcttcatatattaaacgacctttatataataattgttaaTCGTACCAAATGtaggtaaaaagacaatgttcattattttattcacaaattgaagtctaatcttcttttattttgggccataacatttaaaatttcttcctccgtcacgtctatatctctatggatattcaagagagccattccgttcaggcgtgcttctccagttttatttcttaaatgtgttttaagcctgcgaagcgacagatatagggattgttgctccaatctttaaaaaacgatgcactaaaaaagttttggatctctttgtttgatttaaccagttcctgaaaatatattcaaaattttagttagaaaatataatctgaagaaaagatttttaaccttttccacattctaaattcagcaaatgaaaacaaataataagtaaagttgtgtatctaattcagaccagttttttctggttgtttttattaaaaatatagacattttagttaagacactcaagtatttttttgcaaatagcataattttttttaatttaaatttatttcacaacagtttgctcatggaacgaaaactgaaagtcataataaatgagtttttatttttcctttattatgattaacaataaactctaaaaaataatagaaacgttattggtgacttttcagttcagaactaattttgaaaagaagtccattttcgactcacaactccccttaaatctaaaaaaatccagttcagcagccacagagttataaggcaagctcattactttgaagcaaattaaaaaaatgtctctgtccagtttatatttttctgggttttttaattggcctacattcccacaactttttaatactatccagatacaataggtttgtttttagtttatcattttcatagtttcaaaaaattaaattctatcagcagaaaagtatcaaaataggccgtttgtgaacaaaaaagtatcaaatcacaaaatttagaaaaaaaagtatcaaaaaagatacaattgtatcaaaacggcaacgctgttagtgactaatgtattcatttattttacatattcatacatcgtcggcagaaagattgctttgagaacaacaaattacaatttttcaaatgactatgtagaattaaattctattatttaaaaattcaattactttggggggggggggggggggggggggtttggGGTGTTAAACCTTCGTTCGCCCCTGACTTCTTGTAGtatcatattttgttttaactatttaaaattcttgttttgtaataattttccgAAATGTGAGTTGATTACATTTTGTTTGTTGTCATTTATCACTATATCGTCAATCTTTTGTTTTATCTCAACCATATCGTCATGGTCGACACTTGTTGGACATCCTTGAGGACTTGAATCCTATTAATTAATGCTATGCCATATAAGAATTCTGTGTCAGCGACTGTATAATCTTGCATGCATTCTGCTTTAGTTTCGTAGTGTTCCAATATCATTGTTAAGTTAACCATTTGGAATAAATATGTAATCTTCTTCCTTGTATGTGTATGAAAGATCGAGACGAATTGCTTTCCTCCTAAATTGGTCACTGTAAGTCCTTGTACTTGAAGGTATATTTGTATCAGTATTATTACTTTGAACATTTCTAATGTTGTCTTTATGGACGACTCTCCCCTTAGTTGTAATGACTGGGTCCTCACGGTTTCCTTTACTACGTGTTTGACGTATTTTTTACTGATATGGTCTCTTCTATCAGttttttcgaatatattttgttCTGGCGTAAAATCTGGATTTATCCTGTTTCTATTGTGATATTCTAGAATATtactttgcttattttttattatatccgCAATTCCAGGATACTTTACacggttaaaaaatatattaataggtTTTTCTGAACTAACTGAATGAATCCTCCTGTTGTATTCTTTGACTGCCTGAAATATTTCTTCCTCTAGTGAACTCTCCATGTCTGCTGCTATAGTACGAGCCATATCTAATAGTGTAGAATGCAACCGTTCGATCTGCGCGTTTGTTGTCGAATGATGGACTGCTGTTCGagtaatagccttgacagacggcagcgttaatccggattaactgcgcacttaatcagatccaaatttgtaggtgactgacggcagctatgcgagtttgaaactctcataaacagctcattgtcctttttataatatttaattatttaacattttcaatgaaaattgatagaagataaacattacggttgttagtcgaccaatttttaccaaaccattttttattacaaaagcatatcaacacattatttttaaaactgcatcataacatagaagttttattgatattatattgagaatttgataaacagctgtcagggttgcttatatttcattcacaatagatgaaaattggccatttttaacattgttgccaacgaaaatctcacaaactccctaaaattttgagagttatttttggattcagcaacggagttagctgtggtaactcctgaattaatcccgaaaaatgaaattaatctggtttaacgctgccgtctgtcaatgctataagtcGTATTTGTAGTTTTTAGCAGTCGTGCCTGACATGAGTTCGTTAGTGTGGGAATATTTGTGTGATGACTTCATCTAATATTTAATGCAAATGTCTGTTTGCGTAAATATGCGTATTTTGAGAATCGACATatcgtcatctaaaatgcaaaaggccttaataacaaaaaattcaaaattgactttttgatTGATTATGAAGTACTTAACCGAAACACGTGTACACAGCAAATTTTACATGCATACGTCCAAAAATAACGACTTTATAGGCGAGAATCAGAAGGCCGCAACTACAACTTCAACAATTTCATAAACCAAAAAGCCGTAACTACCCTTTTTTCATTCTCTTTGATTCAATTTCAATGTGACACATTGTGTTATCCGTAATTACAGTTGTTTTCATTATCTTTCATTCTTTATCAAATTGTGTGATTGTGTTGCTGCCTTTATTCCcggaataaaacaaaattaataaaatgagtACTAATTGTGAATATGGTTgtaatgaaaaacttaaaaaaaaataataaaaggtctggaaatataataaatatcggAAGGCATTATTAGTGGAAAAGCTCCAAGAGAACTTAAAGCTGGATGTACTTCAAAATTCTGTGAGAAAAGTGCTGTACGGAATTGTTCTACATTTTCCGAAGAAAATCGTAAGGAAATATTTAATGGGTTCTGGAAAATGTCATGggatcaaaaaaaatgtatgtcgTTAATCTTGTTGAACGCGCAACCGTAAAGCGAATTGGTGTTGAGAACTCTAGAAGATCAATTACAAAACGTTACTATTTAAAACATCATTCTAAACGTGTTCAAGTGTGCTTTCATATGTTTTTATCTACGCTTGGATTAAATGCGAAAATGGTGAGGAATTGGGTAAATTTCAATGACTCCCATGGCACCAATATTTCGCCAgaagaacaaaacaaaacaacatcAGAACGTAAAGCATTTACTAATGAAGGAATCTTATTTCAAAAA encodes the following:
- the LOC126764869 gene encoding uncharacterized protein LOC126764869; amino-acid sequence: MDFGLFEPCRLEDIPERRPEDAWEFKPCQKKFLMRPEDEISVDSIISALLSKIEPTEEQYRECQWDVTAKEMHNEKQSLLFEEKLYISRIQTGPCKLNEENKIFLESELNEIGYMKLSIEESYDGYVVFSRSQMAKGRSRSVCGHCLRGKYNDKFLLIVEKRSEFDYIDTGRIEKNMEARINENILLVIRETKINADSQKFKAEINVKNREPVFIMDGGIQLLMRYLIINNFIGKFEYYTLNLYGKVLHGIIIVEKERKKVRIFYRNFNNVIVVKNYKYFNEVGEEKSETYFTSNGKIVLHFWPRYNYLLHAIRSPPKPVERILPKLELMWKADNLLLMHYQKKKKLTLENVQCYLHNHPEIVDLFYDYIHSLLQKKPEVVFSFTIKFFQNMKNTY